One Vigna unguiculata cultivar IT97K-499-35 chromosome 11, ASM411807v1, whole genome shotgun sequence DNA window includes the following coding sequences:
- the LOC114170474 gene encoding serine carboxypeptidase-like: MSLPSSPSSKLSLLFFFFLSLSSSFATSDPSHDPAHQPQSHAEKLIRSHDDDDGFVPGMIVEKKFSFLGDSGPSVEDLGHHAGYYSLPHSKAARMFFFFFESRKSTDDPVVIWLTGGPGCGSELALFYENGPFHITNNLSLTWNDYGWDQASNIIFVDQPTGTGFSYSSDDSDIRHDEAGVSNDLYDFLQEFFKTHPDFVKNDFYIFGESYGGHYVPALASRVNQGNKQNQTLHINLKGFAIGNGLTDPAIQYQAYPDFAFDNRIITQAEYDNVSMLIPDCEQATKTCETQGGNNCTDALYSCYKIFQRILNFTDNINYYDIRKKCEGPMCYNFTNVERLLNMQKVKSALGVSDDLGYALCSLDVRFAMMEDWMKNLEVGIPDLLEEGMKVLVYAGEEDLICNWLGNSRWVEAMQWSGQKAFQISPTGKFVVDGAEAGSLNSYGPLTFLKVHGAGHMVPMDQPKAALQMMTSWMGGKLNASSLQSFSHRLKPRPLIVFFILFLYHIITDQSLRS; this comes from the exons ATGTCATTGCCATCATCACCATCCTCCAAactctctcttctcttcttcttcttcctttcactTTCCTCTTCTTTTGCTACTTCTGATCCCTCTCATGACCCTGCCCACCAGCCACAATCACATGCAGAAAAGCTCATAAGAAGCCATGATGACGATGATGGTTTTGTCCCTGGTATGATCGTGGAGAAGAAGTTCTCGTTTCTTGGTGATTCTGGGCCTTCTGTTGAAGACCTTGGTCACCATGCAGGCTATTATTCACTTCCTCATTCCAAAGCTGCAAG GatgttcttctttttctttgaatcaCGGAAAAGTACGGATGATCCTGTTGTGATATGGTTGACTGGAGGACCAGGGTGTGGAAGTGAATTAGCTTTGTTCTACGAAAACGGTCCTTTTCATATCACCAATAACTTGTCTCTTACATGGAATGATTACGGTTGGGATCAG gcatcaaatattatatttgttgacCAACCAACTGGGACAGGTTTCAGTTACTCTTCTGACGACAGTGACATTCGACACGATGAAGCCGGCGTTAGCAATGATTTATACGATTTCTTGCAg GAGTTTTTCAAGACGCATCCTGATTTCGTTAAGAATGACTTCTACATCTTTGGTGAATCATATGGTGGACACTATGTTCCTGCACTTGCATCCCGGGTTAACCAGggaaataaacaaaatcaaacactTCATATAAACCTCAAG GGTTTTGCTATCGGTAACGGGTTAACCGATCCTGCAATTCAATACCAAGCATACCCAGATTTTGCATTTGACAACAGAATAATTACACAGGCTGAGTACGACAACGTCAGCATGTTAATCCCAGACTGTGAACAAGCCACTAAAACTTGCG AAACTCAGGGTGGAAACAATTGCACCGATGCGTTATATAGTTGTTATAAGATTTTCCAGCGTATCTTAAACTTTACCGACAACATTAAT TACTACGACATCAGAAAGAAGTGTGAGGGGCCTATGTGCTACAACTTCACAAACGTGGAGAGATTGCTAAACATGCAGAAAGTGAAGAGTGCTTTAGGTGTGAGCGATGACTTGGGGTATGCCTTATGCAGTTTAGATGTTCGATTTGCGATGATGGAAGACTGGATGAAAAACCTGGAAGTGGGGATTCCTGATCTTCTTGAAGAAGGAATGAAGGTGCTGGTGTATGCTGGAGAAGAAGATCTCATATGCAATTGGCTTG GGAATTCAAGGTGGGTAGAAGCCATGCAGTGGTCAGGCCAAAAAGCCTTTCAAATATCTCCAACAGGGAAATTTGTGGTTGATGGTGCAGAAGCAGGTTCTCTTAATAGCTATGGACCTCTCACTTTTCTCAAG GTGCATGGCGCAGGGCACATGGTTCCAATGGATCAACCAAAAGCTGCACTTCAGATGATGACAAGCTGGATGGGAGGAAAACTGAATGCCTCCTCTCTTCAAAGTTTTTCTCACCGGCTAAAACCAAGACCGTTGATTGTGTTCTTCATTCTCTTTCTTTATCATATAATCACCGATCAAAGCCTCAGATCTTGA
- the LOC114168510 gene encoding protein N-lysine methyltransferase METTL21A isoform X2, which translates to MPLEVLGHDLQFSQDPNSKHLGTTVWDASLVFAKFLERNCRRGRFSPAKLKGKRVIELGAGCGVSGFGMALLGCDVIVTDQKEVLPLLERNVERNISRVMQKNPETFGSIKVAELQWGDESHIKAVGPPFDYIIGTDVVYVDHLLEPLLQTILALSGPRTTIVLGYEIRSTSVHEKMLQMWKRNFDVKTVSKSKMDETFQHPSIQLFIMGFKHSAECTENSGEATVEKVDVETVVEDKSSEGNVVVEEGSGLVEENVDDQNKPISQNAKLSEWEARRYGAMAARILRDVKIS; encoded by the exons ATGCCATTGGAGGTTTTGGGCCACGACTTGCAGTTTTCTCAG GATCCCAATTCCAAGCACTTGGGGACTACAGTATGGGATGCATCACTTGTGTTTGCTAAGTTTCTT GAACGGAATTGCAGAAGGGGGAGATTTTCCCCAGCTAAACTTAAAGGAAAACGTGTAATTGAACTAGGAGCTGGCTGTGGTGTTTCTGGTTTTG GCATGGCTTTGCTGGGGTGTGATGTTATAGTGACAGACCAAAAAGAGGTTTTGCCATTGTTGGAGAGAAATGTTGAGCGTAATATTTCAAGGGTCATGCAAAAGAATCCTG AGACATTTGGTTCAATCAAGGTCGCTGAACTTCAGTGGGGAGACGAGAGTCACATTAAGGCTGTGGGTCCTCCATTTGACTACATTATTGGTACTGATGTT GTTTATGTAGACCATCTATTGGAACCTCTATTACAGACAATACTTGCTTTATCTGGACCTAGGACTACAATTGTG TTGGGGTATGAAATCCGCTCTACAAGTGTCCATGAGAAGATGCTTCAGATGTGGAAAAGAAACTTCGACGTGAAGACTGTGTCGAAGTCCAAG ATGGATGAGACATTTCAACATCCAAGTATTCAACTCTTCATCATGGGATTTAAACATTCAGCAGAGTGCACAGAAAACTCTGGTGAGGCCACTGTTGAAAAAGTTGATGTGGAAACTGTTGTGGAGGATAAAAGCAGTGAGGGAAATGTTGTAGTAGAAGAAGGATCTGGTCTCGTTGAAGAAAATGTTGATGACCAAAATAAGCCTATTTCGCAAAATGCAAAGCTCAGTGAGTGGGAAGCAAGAAGGTATGGAGCTATGGCTGCAAGGATTTTGCGAGATGTAAAAATATCCTGA
- the LOC114168510 gene encoding protein N-lysine methyltransferase METTL21A isoform X1, protein MEPDRLNSPTTFEMPLEVLGHDLQFSQDPNSKHLGTTVWDASLVFAKFLERNCRRGRFSPAKLKGKRVIELGAGCGVSGFGMALLGCDVIVTDQKEVLPLLERNVERNISRVMQKNPETFGSIKVAELQWGDESHIKAVGPPFDYIIGTDVVYVDHLLEPLLQTILALSGPRTTIVLGYEIRSTSVHEKMLQMWKRNFDVKTVSKSKMDETFQHPSIQLFIMGFKHSAECTENSGEATVEKVDVETVVEDKSSEGNVVVEEGSGLVEENVDDQNKPISQNAKLSEWEARRYGAMAARILRDVKIS, encoded by the exons ATGGAGCCTGACAG GTTAAATTCCCCAACCACATTTGAGATGCCATTGGAGGTTTTGGGCCACGACTTGCAGTTTTCTCAG GATCCCAATTCCAAGCACTTGGGGACTACAGTATGGGATGCATCACTTGTGTTTGCTAAGTTTCTT GAACGGAATTGCAGAAGGGGGAGATTTTCCCCAGCTAAACTTAAAGGAAAACGTGTAATTGAACTAGGAGCTGGCTGTGGTGTTTCTGGTTTTG GCATGGCTTTGCTGGGGTGTGATGTTATAGTGACAGACCAAAAAGAGGTTTTGCCATTGTTGGAGAGAAATGTTGAGCGTAATATTTCAAGGGTCATGCAAAAGAATCCTG AGACATTTGGTTCAATCAAGGTCGCTGAACTTCAGTGGGGAGACGAGAGTCACATTAAGGCTGTGGGTCCTCCATTTGACTACATTATTGGTACTGATGTT GTTTATGTAGACCATCTATTGGAACCTCTATTACAGACAATACTTGCTTTATCTGGACCTAGGACTACAATTGTG TTGGGGTATGAAATCCGCTCTACAAGTGTCCATGAGAAGATGCTTCAGATGTGGAAAAGAAACTTCGACGTGAAGACTGTGTCGAAGTCCAAG ATGGATGAGACATTTCAACATCCAAGTATTCAACTCTTCATCATGGGATTTAAACATTCAGCAGAGTGCACAGAAAACTCTGGTGAGGCCACTGTTGAAAAAGTTGATGTGGAAACTGTTGTGGAGGATAAAAGCAGTGAGGGAAATGTTGTAGTAGAAGAAGGATCTGGTCTCGTTGAAGAAAATGTTGATGACCAAAATAAGCCTATTTCGCAAAATGCAAAGCTCAGTGAGTGGGAAGCAAGAAGGTATGGAGCTATGGCTGCAAGGATTTTGCGAGATGTAAAAATATCCTGA
- the LOC114168731 gene encoding transcription factor RAX2-like — MGRAPCCDKASVKKGPWSPEEDTKLKDYIEKNGTGGNWIALPQKAGLKRCGKSCRLRWLNYLRPNIKHGDFSDEEDRIICSLYVNIGSRWSIIAAQLPGRTDNDIKNYWNTKLKKKLMGLLPLSHHTKQPSFPSSNLQNPSPSSHQLYGEYGTYIPVTGMEHLVTLPYESTTTSVSQTLYQNQDNMGGVNPMQCYYPVSDSMVMFGSEGSCSSSDGSCTQGREMKQEEIGYHSYNNHNLMLSYNTNDGDKSSCVGGLLGQTLTALDYDLEDIKQLISSSSSSLNNNNNNNVDENKGEEKAMYCCYY; from the exons ATGGGAAGAGCTCCATGTTGTGACAAAGCAAGTGTTAAGAAAGGGCCATGGTCACCAGAAGAAGACACAAAGCTAAAGGACTACATAGAGAAAAATGGAACTGGAGGGAATTGGATTGCTCTTCCTCAGAAAGCTG GTCTTAAGAGATGTGGGAAGAGTTGCAGATTGAGATGGCTCAACTATCTCAGACCCAACATTAAGCATGGAGATTTCTCGGATGAAGAAGACAGAATAATTTGCAGCCTCTATGTTAACATTGGAAGCAG GTGGTCAATTATAGCTGCTCAGTTACCAGGAAGAACAGACAATGATATCAAGAACTACTGGAACACCAAGTTGAAGAAAAAGCTCATGGGGTTGCTTCCTCTTTCCCATCACACAAAACAACCTTCATTTCCATCATCTAACCTTCAAAACCCTTCTCCTTCGTCTCACCAACTGTACGGAGAGTACGGCACCTACATCCCAGTCACAGGCATGGAACATCTCGTTACCCTTCCTTATGAAAGCACAACAACCTCAGTTTCTCAAACCTTGTACCAAAACCAAGACAACATGGGCGGCGTTAATCCCATGCAATGCTATTACCCTGTGAGTGATAGCATGGTGATGTTTGGAAGCGAAGGAAGTTGCAGTTCCTCCGACGGAAGCTGCACACAGGGAAGAGAAATGAAGCAAGAAGAAATCGGGTACCACAGCTACAATAACCATAACTTGATGCTGAGTTACAACACTAACGATGGAGATAAATCATCATGTGTGGGAGGGTTGTTGGGGCAAACGCTAACAGCGTTGGATTATGATCTTGAGGATATTAAGCAACTGATTAGTAGCAGTAGCAGCagtttgaataataataataataataatgttgatGAAAACAAGGGAGAAGAGAAGGCGATGTACTGCTGCTACTACTAG